Proteins encoded by one window of Candidatus Neomarinimicrobiota bacterium:
- a CDS encoding sodium:solute symporter, which translates to MLALDYAIVFVYLAAMIFVGLMMQRKAEQGIDSYFLGNRNLPWWALGASGMSSNLDISGTMIIVALVYAIGARGFYIEIRGGVTLIMAFLMIFMGKWNRRAGVMTMAEWMSVRFGNDKEGKLARTITAIVSIIGTIAMVTYFAIGGGKFLDEFLGIPSFAGLPGAFWAATILIILAMIYTVASGLYGVVWTDVFQGILIFGAIMYIVVKAMSLNVPETFSVTMPMKDGTFASFPTTFSEWANLLPRWKLNIHPNSDYSMYNLFGLLTMFYIFKTIIEGSGGTGNYMIQRYYSAKNDKEAGYLSLFWTFLLSFRWPFIGALAVWGISLGSQITDPEMVLPIVVNTLPVGIKGFMIAGLMAAAMSTFDSTVNAGAAYWVKDIYQVYINPEADHDKLMKQSRWSSILIVVVGLGLMLIIKNVNEIWAWITMSMGAGLIIPQLIRWYWWRLNGFGYAIGMAAGMLAAILWKAFSPQATPEYFSFLFASTISFLGTIIGTLLTKPTDDAVLQDFYNRTRPFGFWKRFKKNLPEKEVEKIDKENKRDIVSTFIAVPWQIVLFMFMMNLIFKVWNQFVILLLLLIVLSTGLYFNWFRHLSEKPRIPRRNKMK; encoded by the coding sequence ATGCTGGCACTTGATTATGCGATTGTTTTTGTTTATCTCGCAGCCATGATTTTCGTGGGACTGATGATGCAACGGAAAGCGGAACAGGGAATTGATTCCTATTTTCTGGGGAACCGTAACCTTCCCTGGTGGGCACTGGGAGCATCGGGGATGTCCTCAAATCTGGATATCAGCGGAACCATGATTATTGTTGCCCTGGTTTATGCCATCGGAGCACGGGGGTTTTATATTGAAATTCGGGGTGGGGTTACCCTGATCATGGCTTTTCTTATGATTTTTATGGGGAAATGGAATCGGCGGGCCGGTGTAATGACCATGGCGGAATGGATGAGTGTCCGTTTCGGGAATGACAAGGAGGGAAAACTTGCGCGAACCATTACAGCTATTGTCAGTATTATCGGTACGATTGCCATGGTTACCTATTTTGCCATCGGCGGTGGTAAATTTCTGGACGAATTTCTTGGAATTCCTTCATTTGCCGGCCTCCCCGGTGCATTCTGGGCTGCTACAATCCTCATTATCCTGGCGATGATCTATACCGTTGCTTCAGGTCTCTATGGGGTTGTATGGACTGATGTCTTTCAGGGAATTCTTATTTTTGGGGCTATCATGTACATCGTCGTTAAAGCCATGTCCCTGAATGTGCCTGAAACCTTTTCCGTCACCATGCCCATGAAAGACGGGACCTTCGCCAGCTTTCCCACCACCTTTTCGGAATGGGCTAACCTGCTTCCAAGATGGAAACTGAATATTCATCCGAACAGTGATTATTCCATGTATAATCTGTTTGGTCTGCTTACAATGTTTTACATTTTTAAAACGATCATTGAAGGAAGTGGCGGAACCGGAAACTACATGATTCAACGCTATTATTCTGCCAAGAACGATAAGGAAGCCGGATATTTATCTCTCTTTTGGACTTTTCTCCTCAGTTTTCGCTGGCCTTTCATTGGTGCATTAGCCGTTTGGGGGATATCCCTGGGGAGCCAGATTACAGATCCGGAAATGGTTCTGCCGATTGTTGTTAATACCTTGCCGGTGGGTATTAAGGGATTTATGATTGCCGGCCTGATGGCTGCAGCCATGTCAACCTTCGATTCCACGGTAAATGCTGGAGCTGCCTATTGGGTGAAAGATATCTATCAGGTCTATATCAATCCGGAAGCGGATCATGATAAACTGATGAAACAAAGCCGGTGGTCCTCCATTCTGATTGTTGTTGTTGGATTAGGACTTATGTTAATCATCAAGAATGTTAATGAGATCTGGGCCTGGATTACCATGAGCATGGGAGCCGGTCTTATCATTCCCCAGTTGATCCGCTGGTACTGGTGGCGCCTGAACGGTTTCGGATACGCCATCGGCATGGCTGCCGGTATGCTGGCGGCTATCCTATGGAAAGCCTTTTCACCTCAGGCAACTCCCGAGTACTTTTCTTTCCTTTTTGCTTCAACCATATCATTCCTCGGGACAATCATTGGAACCTTGCTGACAAAACCCACAGATGATGCGGTTCTGCAGGATTTTTACAACCGGACCCGCCCTTTCGGGTTCTGGAAACGCTTTAAAAAGAATCTTCCCGAGAAAGAAGTTGAAAAAATTGACAAGGAAAATAAACGGGATATCGTTTCTACCTTCATTGCCGTTCCCTGGCAGATTGTCCTCTTTATGTTTATGATGAATCTGATTTTTAAAGTCTGGAACCAGTTTGTTATCCTCCTGCTGCTCCTTATTGTTTTAAGTACCGGCCTCTATTTTAACTGGTTCCGCCACCTGTCTGAAAAACCCCGTATTCCGCGGCGCAACAAGATGAAATAG
- a CDS encoding TrmB family transcriptional regulator: MHEELLKKLNTLGFTVYESKAYLALLKISPASGYEVAQESGVPRSVIYDVLRKLEKAGVAGIVHDKPKKYVPLPPDQLISMLDNQFHHNIESLKHDLEEFSEEGHTGHLWNISGYSTIMQKARELIRKAKKTVYISAWGSEIEVLKNDIKDALKRDVKVIIFSFNPLPMKHTYFYSYNIEEKLLEQNWNHKIVLVTDKQEVLMGESDKRYPQRAAWTNNEAIISIAINYIILDITLFGQRREINVSESVTDMMNGHLNGLEGLLHKK; the protein is encoded by the coding sequence ATGCATGAAGAACTGTTAAAAAAACTGAATACCCTGGGCTTCACTGTCTATGAATCCAAAGCATATCTGGCCCTGCTGAAAATAAGCCCGGCCAGCGGCTACGAGGTTGCCCAGGAATCGGGTGTTCCCAGAAGCGTCATTTATGATGTACTGCGTAAACTGGAAAAAGCCGGTGTAGCCGGAATTGTTCATGACAAACCCAAAAAATATGTTCCTCTGCCGCCGGATCAGCTGATTTCCATGCTGGATAACCAGTTCCATCATAATATTGAATCCCTGAAACACGATCTGGAAGAATTCTCCGAAGAAGGACATACAGGACACCTCTGGAATATCAGTGGGTATTCCACAATTATGCAAAAAGCACGTGAATTGATTCGTAAGGCAAAAAAAACCGTCTATATTTCTGCCTGGGGATCCGAAATTGAAGTCCTGAAAAATGATATAAAAGATGCTCTGAAACGGGATGTTAAAGTTATTATCTTCTCCTTTAATCCCCTCCCGATGAAGCACACATATTTTTACTCCTATAATATTGAGGAAAAACTTCTGGAGCAGAACTGGAACCATAAAATCGTTCTCGTGACGGATAAGCAGGAAGTACTGATGGGAGAATCGGATAAACGCTACCCCCAAAGAGCTGCCTGGACCAATAACGAAGCAATCATATCCATCGCTATCAATTATATTATTCTGGATATTACTCTCTTTGGACAACGACGTGAAATCAATGTCTCCGAATCGGTAACCGATATGATGAATGGTCACCTGAACGGTCTTGAAGGACTGCTTCATAAAAAATAG